In Anaerobranca californiensis DSM 14826, the following are encoded in one genomic region:
- a CDS encoding pyridoxamine kinase, protein MESKIEKVPKVVAIHDMSGVGRCSLTVAIPLISSMGIQVCPLPTAILSSHLDGFGEPAFIDLTDKLNGYANHWKSLNIQFDCIYSGFIGTKEQFQFIEDFIDDFRSLETLVVIDPVMADNGEFYSNYNEEMLMKMKGLITKADVITPNLTEACLLLGENYTTEPLSLDLAKEYLQRLGDLGPKWVVITGVKLDGNTNANIGYSKDSGEFLVIPYKYIPVHYPGTGDVFASILTGGLMQGNSLVKAMEKATSFLEVVVEATFKSGTPKREGVILEKFLHLLR, encoded by the coding sequence ATGGAAAGTAAAATTGAAAAAGTTCCTAAAGTAGTAGCTATTCACGATATGTCAGGTGTAGGTAGATGTTCTTTAACGGTGGCTATACCCCTAATATCTAGTATGGGAATTCAAGTATGTCCATTGCCCACTGCCATTTTAAGCAGTCATTTAGATGGGTTTGGTGAACCTGCCTTTATAGATCTAACAGATAAACTTAACGGGTATGCTAATCATTGGAAAAGCTTAAATATACAATTTGATTGTATATATAGTGGATTTATTGGTACTAAAGAACAATTCCAGTTTATAGAGGATTTTATCGATGACTTTAGAAGCCTTGAAACTTTAGTAGTTATAGACCCCGTTATGGCAGATAATGGAGAATTTTACAGCAACTATAATGAAGAAATGCTAATGAAGATGAAGGGGTTAATTACAAAAGCAGATGTTATAACACCTAATTTAACAGAAGCTTGTCTGCTACTAGGGGAAAATTATACCACAGAACCTTTAAGTTTAGATTTAGCCAAAGAATATTTACAAAGATTAGGAGATTTAGGTCCTAAATGGGTTGTTATTACCGGTGTAAAACTAGATGGAAATACTAATGCCAACATAGGTTATTCAAAGGATAGTGGTGAGTTTTTAGTTATTCCTTATAAATATATCCCAGTACACTATCCCGGTACCGGAGATGTCTTTGCCTCAATACTAACTGGAGGATTGATGCAAGGTAACAGTCTAGTAAAAGCCATGGAAAAAGCCACATCTTTTTTAGAAGTAGTGGTAGAAGCAACTTTTAAATCTGGTACACCTAAAAGGGAAGGAGTTATATTAGAAAAGTTTTTACATTTATTAAGATAA
- a CDS encoding hemolysin family protein: MVVILIILILLSAYFSIVEISFASINAVKLQNLANKGKKEGKLALYIVKNYDKALASILIGNNLVNIGAATISAQIATEIWGRSLGIIISTFTITFLVLIIGDIIPKTLAKENPEVFVFYTAKSLLLVMKIFNPLSLFLMKIPKTVSKIIGLTGEKQGLTEEEIKVLLDLSEEEGNIEKEEKEMVKKILDFNQLPISKIVVPKKDIVGANIDLSLEEIKALFNNYSFARIPIYKGNINNIIGILSARDFLTAMVNGKKVSLNKLIKKPFFILHDSKIIDVLHLLKKNKNNMAIVLDDQGKTFGLITLEDLIEKIVGDIYDLHDDRKS, translated from the coding sequence TTGGTTGTTATATTAATAATACTCATTTTATTATCAGCCTATTTTTCCATTGTTGAAATATCCTTTGCCAGTATAAATGCCGTTAAACTACAGAATTTAGCTAATAAAGGGAAAAAAGAAGGGAAGCTAGCCCTATACATAGTGAAAAATTATGATAAAGCCTTGGCCTCTATTTTAATTGGCAATAATCTCGTCAACATTGGAGCAGCGACGATCTCAGCTCAAATTGCAACAGAAATTTGGGGACGGAGTTTAGGGATTATAATTAGCACTTTTACCATTACTTTTTTAGTCCTAATAATCGGTGATATCATACCTAAAACACTAGCTAAAGAAAACCCTGAAGTCTTTGTTTTTTATACCGCAAAATCCCTATTATTAGTCATGAAAATTTTCAATCCATTAAGCTTATTCCTTATGAAAATACCTAAAACTGTTTCAAAAATCATCGGTTTAACTGGGGAAAAACAAGGATTGACAGAGGAAGAAATCAAAGTATTGTTAGATTTAAGTGAAGAAGAGGGCAATATAGAAAAAGAAGAAAAGGAAATGGTAAAGAAAATCTTAGATTTTAACCAATTACCTATAAGTAAAATAGTGGTACCTAAAAAAGATATTGTAGGAGCTAATATAGATTTATCACTAGAAGAAATAAAGGCTTTGTTTAATAATTATAGTTTTGCCAGAATTCCGATTTATAAAGGGAACATAAATAATATAATAGGAATCCTATCGGCAAGGGATTTTTTAACAGCAATGGTTAATGGAAAAAAAGTAAGTTTAAATAAATTAATAAAAAAGCCTTTCTTTATCCTCCATGACAGTAAAATTATTGATGTCCTTCACCTTTTAAAGAAAAACAAAAATAACATGGCTATTGTGTTAGATGATCAAGGGAAGACCTTTGGTTTAATAACTCTAGAGGATTTAATAGAAAAAATAGTGGGGGATATTTACGATCTCCATGATGATAGAAAAAGTTAA
- a CDS encoding SEC-C metal-binding domain-containing protein yields MSLYEQWKETAYIERTEEEYKQFWGEYLPKEQKVYEYLLENKDRVVEGTVKELADQFQMDVVTFVGFLDGINSSLTEEINLDNLTEESYIKLSIDFEALYYNMLAAKADWLYNLEQWEDILTLEKRKEITKTYRRSQMVINENKVGRNEPCPCGSGKKYKKCCLN; encoded by the coding sequence ATGTCATTATATGAACAGTGGAAAGAAACCGCTTACATAGAGCGGACAGAAGAAGAGTACAAACAATTTTGGGGAGAATATTTGCCAAAAGAACAAAAGGTGTATGAATATCTTTTGGAAAATAAAGATAGGGTAGTAGAAGGTACTGTAAAGGAATTGGCTGACCAGTTCCAAATGGATGTGGTAACCTTTGTGGGCTTTTTAGATGGTATCAATTCCAGTTTAACAGAAGAAATTAATTTAGATAATTTAACTGAAGAGAGCTATATTAAACTATCTATTGACTTTGAAGCCCTTTATTATAACATGCTTGCAGCTAAAGCTGATTGGTTATACAACCTAGAACAATGGGAAGATATTTTAACTTTAGAAAAGAGAAAAGAAATCACCAAAACTTATAGAAGATCTCAAATGGTAATTAACGAAAACAAAGTAGGTCGTAACGAACCTTGTCCTTGTGGGAGTGGTAAAAAATATAAAAAATGCTGTTTAAATTAA
- a CDS encoding RluA family pseudouridine synthase, producing MELKILHEDPHLIVCVKPPKIPSQPDPTGDLDMLTILEGHLKKNYPNVKKPYLGLVHRLDRPVGGIMVFAKTKEANAFLSKQLQDKTFVKKYLSVVTGNPEGDSGELRDYLIKLPRVNMSKVVDKDIKGAKEGVLEYKVLGRVVDQEYGTLTLMEILLKTGRHHQIRVQLSNRGWGIWGDNKYNNLFIKKQGWSQIALWSYQLQFIHPKRKKLVTFENYPDVYPFSLFI from the coding sequence ATGGAACTAAAAATCTTACATGAAGATCCCCATTTAATAGTCTGTGTAAAACCACCTAAAATCCCTTCCCAACCAGATCCTACCGGTGACCTCGATATGCTGACAATTCTAGAAGGACATCTAAAGAAAAATTATCCCAATGTTAAAAAGCCATATCTCGGCTTAGTACACCGCTTAGATCGTCCAGTTGGGGGAATTATGGTTTTTGCAAAAACTAAAGAAGCCAATGCTTTCTTATCAAAACAGCTGCAAGATAAAACCTTTGTTAAAAAATACCTAAGTGTAGTAACGGGTAACCCTGAAGGTGATAGTGGTGAGTTGAGGGATTATTTAATAAAATTACCTAGGGTTAACATGTCAAAGGTCGTGGATAAAGATATAAAGGGGGCGAAGGAAGGGGTTTTGGAATATAAAGTTTTAGGGAGAGTAGTAGATCAGGAATATGGTACTTTAACTTTAATGGAAATCCTTTTAAAAACCGGCCGTCACCATCAAATAAGGGTACAGCTTTCCAATAGGGGATGGGGGATTTGGGGGGATAATAAATACAATAATTTATTCATTAAAAAACAAGGATGGAGCCAAATAGCCCTTTGGTCATACCAACTCCAATTTATTCACCCTAAAAGGAAAAAATTAGTAACCTTTGAAAACTATCCTGATGTATATCCCTTTTCCCTGTTTATTTAA
- a CDS encoding PTS sugar transporter subunit IIA, translating to MFFFKKDKGEKIYSPIKGEVKPITETPDQVFSQKIMGDGCCFELADGLVVSPIEGEVTTIFETKHAIGLTTKKGTELIIHVGMDTVSLGGEGFTALAKPGDKVKVGDPLLQVDIPKIQAKVPSMVTPLAITNLGDKKLVLEKTGTVERGDHILTIN from the coding sequence ATGTTCTTTTTTAAAAAAGATAAAGGTGAAAAAATTTATTCTCCAATAAAAGGTGAGGTTAAACCAATAACTGAAACACCAGATCAAGTATTTTCCCAAAAAATTATGGGGGATGGTTGTTGTTTTGAATTGGCCGATGGTTTAGTAGTGTCCCCAATAGAAGGGGAAGTAACGACAATTTTTGAAACTAAACATGCCATAGGTTTAACTACTAAAAAAGGAACAGAACTAATTATCCATGTAGGCATGGATACCGTTTCTTTAGGGGGCGAAGGATTTACTGCTTTAGCTAAGCCAGGGGATAAAGTGAAGGTAGGGGACCCACTATTGCAAGTAGATATCCCTAAAATCCAAGCTAAAGTTCCTTCAATGGTCACCCCTTTAGCAATAACAAATTTAGGGGATAAAAAATTAGTTTTAGAAAAAACAGGAACAGTAGAACGGGGAGACCATATTTTAACTATTAACTAA
- a CDS encoding PTS transporter subunit EIIC, with amino-acid sequence MKQNLKDFFQQLGRSFMLPISLLAATGIFLGLAAASANPQIQQVVPFLASSSVMYVTQLIRAISGTLLGNIPLLFAISLSLGMAKKEKPIAAFAGVIVFLVFNRSMMYVLDNTSLQLDAVGNVLGMNTVRMDALGGILVGLITAMIHNKYYNIKLPDAIAFFGGTRFVAIAVTVVFAVLGQIIPFIWEPISAIITGVGTSIAQLGYFGTFLFGFLERVLLPFGLHHILNSLARTTEIGGVAEFAGETVTGALLIFNRYLETGVTPDNLPLTEVTRFLAQGKIPMMVFGLPAAAYAMYKTADPAKRAKVKPLLLAGVLASFTTGITEPLEFAFLFVAPMSYLFHAVMAGISFMSMHLLGVMIGNTQGGIIDLLVFGATQPGSKWYMAIIVGVLFAVVYYNVFKWAIIKFNFATPGREENGENEDVLGDVSNKELEGLALQIIEGLGGKENIVALENCFTRLRVDVVDMTKVDERKIEKTGANGFIKPNPKHIQIIYGPKVNIIKDVVEGKLNM; translated from the coding sequence GTGAAACAAAACCTTAAAGATTTCTTTCAACAGTTAGGTAGGTCATTTATGCTGCCAATCTCTTTGTTGGCAGCGACAGGGATTTTTTTGGGCTTGGCAGCAGCATCAGCTAATCCCCAAATTCAACAAGTTGTACCATTTTTAGCCTCAAGTTCAGTTATGTATGTTACCCAGCTTATTAGAGCAATTTCTGGAACCCTTTTAGGTAACATACCCCTATTGTTTGCCATTTCTCTATCATTAGGTATGGCAAAAAAGGAAAAACCAATCGCCGCCTTTGCCGGTGTAATAGTTTTTCTAGTTTTCAATAGAAGTATGATGTATGTCCTTGATAATACCAGTTTACAATTAGATGCTGTAGGTAATGTACTAGGTATGAACACAGTTCGGATGGATGCCTTAGGTGGTATTTTAGTTGGTTTAATAACTGCAATGATTCACAATAAATACTATAATATAAAGTTACCTGACGCCATAGCCTTTTTTGGTGGCACGAGATTTGTAGCAATTGCTGTAACTGTTGTATTTGCGGTGCTAGGACAAATCATACCCTTTATTTGGGAGCCAATTAGTGCTATAATAACTGGTGTTGGTACTTCCATTGCCCAGTTAGGATATTTCGGAACATTTTTATTTGGATTCCTTGAAAGAGTCTTACTGCCATTTGGATTACACCATATCCTCAATTCGTTAGCAAGAACTACTGAAATAGGGGGAGTGGCAGAATTTGCAGGGGAGACAGTTACAGGAGCTTTGCTGATATTTAATAGATATTTAGAAACCGGTGTTACCCCCGATAACTTGCCTCTAACTGAAGTTACCCGCTTTTTAGCCCAAGGCAAGATACCTATGATGGTTTTTGGTCTTCCCGCAGCAGCTTATGCTATGTATAAAACAGCGGATCCAGCTAAAAGGGCAAAAGTTAAGCCATTGTTACTGGCAGGTGTTTTAGCTTCCTTCACTACAGGAATAACTGAACCATTAGAATTTGCATTTTTATTTGTTGCTCCTATGTCATATCTTTTCCATGCAGTTATGGCTGGTATCTCCTTTATGTCAATGCACCTATTGGGAGTAATGATTGGCAATACCCAGGGAGGTATTATAGATTTACTGGTATTTGGGGCAACGCAACCTGGTTCAAAGTGGTACATGGCTATAATTGTAGGGGTTTTATTTGCAGTAGTTTATTATAATGTATTTAAATGGGCAATTATAAAATTTAACTTTGCTACTCCAGGTCGAGAGGAAAATGGTGAAAATGAAGATGTATTAGGGGATGTTTCAAACAAAGAACTAGAAGGATTGGCACTTCAGATAATTGAAGGTTTAGGAGGCAAAGAAAATATTGTAGCCTTAGAAAATTGCTTTACCCGTTTAAGGGTCGATGTGGTGGATATGACTAAGGTAGATGAAAGAAAAATAGAGAAAACTGGAGCAAACGGTTTTATAAAACCAAACCCAAAACACATCCAAATAATCTACGGTCCTAAAGTTAATATTATTAAAGATGTGGTGGAGGGAAAACTAAATATGTAA
- a CDS encoding 6-phospho-alpha-glucosidase, whose product MKKYNVVIVGGGSTWTPGLLQSLTKNKNVFPLNRLVLFDIDAERQKIIGEYAKVLFKEKYPELDFQYTTDKEIAYKNMDFVFCQMRTGGYAMRELDEKIPLKFGVIGQETCGPGGFAYGMRSIRDMLQMIEDVRKYSPNAWILNYTNPAAIVAEAINRVYKDDKRILNICDQPVNLLRSYGRLLDMDPYEFEPVYFGLNHFGWFTHLYDKFGNDLVPKIKEIIKRQGFKPVDAEQRDQSWLDTYSIVKDMLEDFPDYLPNTYLQYYYYPEYKVKKLDPNYTRANEVMDGREKRVFAECRLVAEKGTTAGSSVVHNDAHGDMIVEVAESIAHNKNRIYIIITENNGLISNIQDDAMVEVAAILGVNGPRPFGVGKIGTFYKGLMEQQLAYEKLTVDAYFEQSYEKALQALTLNRTVVDAKKARKILDELIKANKGYWPELKKGRSKK is encoded by the coding sequence ATGAAGAAATATAATGTTGTTATAGTTGGTGGAGGAAGTACATGGACACCCGGTTTGTTACAAAGCTTAACTAAAAATAAAAATGTTTTTCCTTTAAATCGTTTAGTGTTATTTGATATAGATGCTGAAAGACAAAAAATTATTGGAGAATATGCTAAGGTATTATTTAAAGAAAAATATCCGGAACTTGACTTTCAATATACTACAGACAAAGAAATAGCTTATAAAAATATGGATTTTGTTTTTTGCCAAATGCGGACCGGTGGTTATGCTATGAGGGAATTAGATGAAAAAATCCCATTAAAATTCGGGGTGATAGGCCAAGAAACCTGTGGACCTGGGGGATTTGCCTATGGAATGAGATCTATAAGGGATATGTTACAGATGATTGAAGATGTAAGGAAATACTCCCCTAATGCTTGGATTCTAAACTATACTAATCCTGCTGCCATTGTAGCTGAAGCTATCAACAGGGTTTACAAAGATGATAAAAGGATTCTAAACATTTGTGATCAACCGGTAAACCTTCTCCGTTCATATGGCAGACTCTTAGATATGGATCCATATGAATTTGAACCGGTATATTTTGGTCTAAATCATTTCGGGTGGTTTACCCACCTTTATGATAAATTTGGCAATGATTTAGTTCCTAAAATTAAGGAAATCATAAAAAGACAAGGATTTAAACCGGTAGATGCTGAGCAGAGGGATCAGTCATGGCTAGATACTTACAGTATTGTAAAAGATATGTTGGAAGATTTCCCAGATTATTTACCCAATACTTATTTACAATACTATTATTATCCAGAATATAAGGTGAAAAAATTAGATCCTAACTATACAAGGGCCAATGAAGTTATGGATGGCAGAGAAAAAAGGGTATTTGCTGAATGTAGGTTGGTAGCAGAAAAAGGCACCACAGCAGGATCTTCCGTAGTTCATAATGATGCCCATGGAGATATGATAGTTGAAGTGGCTGAATCTATTGCCCATAACAAAAACAGAATATATATAATTATTACAGAAAACAATGGACTTATAAGCAACATTCAAGATGATGCCATGGTTGAAGTAGCAGCAATTTTAGGTGTTAATGGCCCTAGACCCTTTGGAGTAGGTAAAATTGGCACTTTTTATAAAGGGCTTATGGAACAACAGTTAGCTTATGAAAAATTGACAGTAGATGCCTATTTTGAACAATCATATGAAAAAGCATTACAAGCATTAACATTAAACAGAACGGTGGTGGATGCTAAAAAGGCAAGGAAAATTTTAGATGAATTAATTAAAGCTAATAAAGGCTATTGGCCTGAACTTAAAAAAGGGAGGAGTAAAAAGTGA
- a CDS encoding MurR/RpiR family transcriptional regulator — protein sequence MNKSEFDVLTYITNHQEKVVKMTVSQLAKETFVSTATVIRLCKKLGFTGFNELKYNLKKQKKALNLELVEESYSQIIKKKIFDIQKTCELINEEVIEKVLNIFRTKKIHFFGKGLSEITCEYLTNQLLQINILAINHTNTHIAYLYGEKMDENDAIFILSLSGETSQPLKMAQIAKTRGATVISVTTIGMNSLAKLADINLFVYAEDDDEVEFDNKSRAPVLVLFQIIFDMYINKYIKSLP from the coding sequence TTGAACAAATCAGAATTTGATGTATTAACATATATTACTAATCATCAAGAAAAAGTAGTTAAAATGACCGTTAGCCAATTAGCAAAAGAAACCTTTGTCTCAACAGCAACTGTTATCAGGCTATGTAAGAAATTGGGGTTTACCGGGTTTAATGAACTTAAATACAACTTAAAAAAGCAAAAAAAGGCATTAAATTTAGAATTGGTAGAAGAAAGTTATTCTCAAATTATCAAAAAAAAGATTTTTGATATTCAAAAAACCTGTGAATTAATCAATGAAGAAGTTATTGAAAAGGTATTAAATATTTTCAGAACAAAAAAAATCCACTTCTTTGGTAAGGGATTATCAGAAATTACTTGTGAGTATTTAACTAATCAATTACTACAAATAAACATACTTGCTATTAACCATACTAACACCCATATAGCATATCTTTATGGAGAAAAAATGGATGAAAATGATGCTATATTTATTTTGTCCTTAAGTGGCGAGACTAGTCAACCATTAAAGATGGCCCAAATTGCCAAAACTAGGGGAGCTACTGTTATTTCAGTAACTACTATTGGGATGAATAGTTTAGCAAAATTAGCAGATATTAATTTATTTGTCTATGCAGAAGATGATGATGAAGTAGAATTTGATAATAAATCTAGGGCACCGGTTTTAGTTTTATTTCAAATAATTTTTGATATGTATATCAATAAATATATTAAAAGCCTTCCCTAG
- a CDS encoding RtcB family protein has translation MKIIKGTYNQAIVFTDLIEDKAIEQIYTLCCQPFFKESKIRIMPDVHVGVGCTIGTTMTIKDKAVPNLVGVDIGCGIEVVNVGQKKINLQKLDQVIYDKIPSGFNIRKREHPFAERVKLENLYCKKEVDLNRAWKSIGTLGGGNHFIEVNKDDDGNFYLVVHSGSRHLGTEVATYYQNRAYNLLKEKGIEIPKSLAYTEGELFNQYIHDMKIVQHFANINRKAIIEEIIKALDLEIVDSFTTIHNYIDTEKMILRKGAVSAEKGERFLIPINMRDGSIIALGKGNGDWNYSAPHGAGRIMSRSEARKKITLKEYQQSMAGIYTTSVNKRTLDEAPVVYKPLAHIIDNIKETAEIIKIIRPVYNFKAAE, from the coding sequence ATGAAAATAATTAAAGGAACATATAATCAAGCTATAGTTTTTACTGATTTAATTGAAGACAAGGCAATAGAACAAATTTATACCCTTTGTTGTCAACCTTTTTTTAAAGAAAGTAAAATAAGGATTATGCCCGATGTCCATGTCGGTGTAGGCTGTACTATCGGTACAACAATGACAATAAAGGATAAAGCCGTCCCTAATTTAGTAGGGGTAGATATTGGCTGTGGCATTGAGGTAGTTAATGTAGGACAAAAAAAGATAAATTTACAGAAGTTAGACCAGGTGATTTATGATAAAATACCTAGTGGTTTTAATATCCGGAAAAGGGAACATCCATTTGCAGAAAGGGTTAAATTGGAAAACCTGTACTGTAAAAAAGAGGTAGATCTTAACAGGGCGTGGAAAAGTATAGGGACACTAGGGGGAGGAAATCACTTTATAGAAGTTAATAAAGATGATGATGGGAACTTTTATTTAGTTGTCCATTCAGGTAGCCGTCACTTAGGTACAGAAGTGGCAACTTATTACCAAAATAGGGCATACAATCTTTTAAAGGAAAAGGGGATAGAAATCCCTAAATCTTTAGCTTATACAGAAGGGGAACTGTTTAATCAGTACATTCATGATATGAAAATAGTTCAACATTTCGCTAATATTAATCGAAAAGCTATCATAGAAGAAATTATTAAAGCTTTAGATTTAGAAATAGTAGATTCCTTTACCACCATCCACAATTATATTGATACGGAAAAGATGATTTTACGGAAAGGGGCAGTATCTGCCGAAAAAGGAGAGCGGTTTTTAATTCCCATTAACATGCGGGATGGTAGTATTATAGCTTTAGGAAAAGGAAATGGGGACTGGAATTATTCTGCTCCCCATGGTGCTGGCAGGATTATGAGTAGGTCAGAGGCGAGGAAAAAAATCACTTTAAAGGAATATCAACAAAGTATGGCAGGGATATACACAACTTCGGTAAATAAAAGGACTTTAGACGAAGCACCGGTAGTGTATAAACCTTTAGCACATATTATTGACAATATAAAAGAAACAGCGGAAATTATTAAAATAATTAGACCTGTTTACAATTTCAAAGCAGCGGAATAG
- the mgtE gene encoding magnesium transporter: MENIKGTIWTHLKNKDVEALKNFLEERDVIEILDILGELAPEEKVIIYRLLSKDKALLLFEQLDSNLQLDLLKSFTEEKSIELINELEPDDRVRLFDELPAKVTKKLLNLLTPQEREKTNLLMGFEPKTAGRIMTTEYVRLKKDWTVEEALKNIREKEGLKEGIYTLYVTDDNRKLEGVLSLRELVLASPHQKIEDVMHKKVIKVRTDVDQEEVAKKIQELDLLTIPVVDREDRLVGIITIDDAMDILQEETTEDIFHKAGLLSLNKKETDRSSRLINGSVWQIWLTRLPFLILTAIGGLLAGLVIDVYEETLEAIAAVAIFIPVIMDMGGNAGTQSSTIFARALVLGQIDIKKFRKHLFKEIFIGLSMGAIVGIFTGIIAAVWQGIPQLGLVVGLALGLTMTLATTLGFLIPYLLFKMNIDQAAGADPIITTIKDITGLFIYFVLVNQFLSHLM; encoded by the coding sequence ATGGAAAACATTAAAGGGACAATTTGGACTCATCTCAAAAATAAGGATGTTGAGGCTTTAAAAAATTTTTTAGAGGAAAGGGATGTAATAGAAATACTTGATATTTTAGGAGAGTTGGCTCCAGAAGAAAAAGTGATAATTTATAGATTGTTATCTAAAGATAAAGCCCTTTTGTTATTCGAACAACTAGATAGTAATTTACAACTAGATTTATTAAAATCCTTTACAGAAGAAAAAAGCATTGAGTTAATTAATGAATTAGAACCCGATGATAGGGTCAGGTTATTTGATGAATTACCTGCTAAGGTAACAAAAAAATTATTAAATTTACTAACCCCACAAGAGCGGGAAAAAACCAATTTATTAATGGGCTTTGAACCAAAAACCGCAGGAAGAATTATGACTACTGAATATGTCAGGCTAAAAAAAGACTGGACAGTAGAAGAAGCATTAAAGAATATAAGGGAAAAAGAAGGGTTAAAAGAGGGGATCTATACATTATATGTAACCGATGACAACCGTAAATTAGAAGGGGTTTTGTCATTAAGGGAATTGGTTTTAGCTTCACCCCATCAAAAAATAGAAGATGTAATGCATAAAAAAGTAATAAAAGTAAGAACAGATGTCGATCAAGAAGAAGTTGCGAAGAAAATACAAGAACTGGATCTATTGACAATCCCAGTTGTAGATAGGGAAGACCGGTTAGTAGGAATTATTACTATAGATGATGCAATGGATATTTTACAAGAAGAAACCACAGAAGATATTTTCCATAAAGCAGGTTTATTAAGTTTAAATAAAAAAGAAACTGATAGGAGTAGCCGATTAATTAATGGTTCTGTATGGCAAATTTGGTTAACAAGACTGCCCTTTTTGATTTTAACGGCGATAGGTGGTTTATTGGCAGGATTAGTTATTGATGTTTATGAAGAGACCCTTGAAGCTATTGCCGCTGTAGCCATTTTTATTCCAGTTATTATGGATATGGGAGGAAATGCCGGTACCCAGTCTTCAACAATTTTTGCCAGAGCATTAGTTTTAGGACAGATAGATATTAAGAAGTTTAGAAAACATTTATTTAAAGAAATATTTATTGGTTTAAGTATGGGAGCTATAGTAGGTATTTTTACTGGGATAATTGCAGCTGTTTGGCAAGGAATACCCCAGTTAGGGTTAGTAGTAGGATTAGCACTAGGTTTAACAATGACATTAGCAACAACCTTAGGTTTCTTAATTCCATATTTATTATTTAAAATGAATATCGATCAAGCGGCAGGAGCAGATCCTATTATAACAACAATTAAAGACATTACAGGTCTATTTATTTACTTTGTTTTAGTAAATCAGTTTTTATCCCATTTAATGTAA